The nucleotide sequence CGCTGGGCGACGGCACCACCGGGAGGCTGCTCGCCGCGCTGGTCGCCGCGGGGGCGTTCGCGGCCTTCCTCTCCACGTCCTCCGGCCTGCTGACCAGCGTGGCCGGGGTGATCTCCACCGACGTCCTCGGCCGCGGCTCGGTGCGCGGCTTCCGGCTGGCCACGGTGATCGCCGGTGGGGTGCCGGCGGTGCTCGCGTTGAACGTCTCCGGGCTGGACGTGTCCCAGGTGGTCGGGCTGGCCTTCGCCGTGGCCGCCTCGAGCTTCTGCCCGCTGCTGGTGCTCGGCATCTGGTGGCGCGGCCTCACCGACCTGGGCGCCGCCGCCGGGGTGCTGGTCGGTGGCGGCGCCGCGATCGGCGCGGTGCTGCTCACCGTGCTCGGCCCGCCGCTGTCCGGCTGGCCGGCCACGCTCACCACCCAGCCGGCCGCGTGGACGGTGCCGCTGGCGTTCACCGTGATGGTGGCGGTGTCGATGGCCACCCGACGGCGGCTGCCCCGGGACGTCGGCGTCACCATGCTCCGCCTGCACACCCCGGAGACCCTGCGCCTGTAGGAGCCTCCGTCATCGTGGCGGGGCCGGCCTTCACTCGGTGATCCGGTCACCGTCCCGCATGAGGTCCCGGCCGGCGAGTTCGTTCTCCTCCCGCCACGCCTGCACCAGGCGCGGTCGCACCCGGAAGTACCGGTACCGGTCCCCGAGCCGCCGCGGATCGAAGCCCGTCTTCGCCGCGAAGGCGTCACCGACCCCGTCGGGCAGCTCCTCGGCACGCAGCGTCTCCACGGTGCCCTCCACCAGGACCACGTCCCGCGTCTCGCCGACACCGAGGCGGACCCGGCCGGTGGCCAGCAGGTTGCGGCCCGTCGGGCTCGCCACGGCGGTGGAGAGCAGCAGCGTCTTCCCGTCCCAGAGGAAACTGAGCGGCACCAGGTAGGGAGTGCAGTCGGCCGGATCCGCCGTTGCCACCCAGACGTCCACGTCCCGGTCCAGGCGGTCCAGGGTGTCTTTCCAGCGCTGAGCACGGGAGCGGGGCGGTGCGACCATCGGTGGCCTCCTCCTCGGGGCGGTTCGACGGGTACGGCAACGGGCCGGCCGGTACCGAACCGTACCGCTCAGGTAGGACCAGAGATCATCCTCCGGCGGGAGTGACCGTTGGTCACGGCGGGCTACGGTCGGGGGCATGACCGATCAGCACCCGGCGCTGTCCCTCCGTGGCCTGGCCAAGCGGTTCGACACCAAGGTCGCGGTCGCCGGCGTCGACCTCGACGTGCCGACCGGCTCGTTCTACGGGCTGCTCGGCCCGAACGGGGCCGGCAAGACCACGACCCTCTCCATGGCCGTCGGCCTGCTGCGGCCCGACGCCGGCCAGGCCCGGGTGCTCGGGCACGACGTCTGGGCCGATCCGGTACGCGCCAAGGCGCTGCTCGGCGTGATGCCCGACGGGGTACGCCTCTTCGACCGGCTCAGCGGG is from Micromonospora terminaliae and encodes:
- a CDS encoding pyridoxamine 5'-phosphate oxidase family protein, yielding MVAPPRSRAQRWKDTLDRLDRDVDVWVATADPADCTPYLVPLSFLWDGKTLLLSTAVASPTGRNLLATGRVRLGVGETRDVVLVEGTVETLRAEELPDGVGDAFAAKTGFDPRRLGDRYRYFRVRPRLVQAWREENELAGRDLMRDGDRITE